The Pantoea phytobeneficialis genome has a segment encoding these proteins:
- a CDS encoding HlyD family secretion protein produces the protein MLFRKEVSEHLQSRYAGPILLITGWPVWITLCITLLFLAALLLFLWQGSYTRRANVSGEVITWPHTINLFAPEQGVISRLLVSPGQQVNAGTPLYALDISRVSSSGNLSATTRALLKKQQQQMGEMQHQLEQNRRATLTSIQQQLDQLRSAREKTQQMVDSATEGLNVMRSSMNDYSRFMRKGLITTDQQNNQRYLFYQQLSVWHSLNSQRVQQDMQIAELLSQQVTRAADFDAQQAQYHIRQADIERQLAEADAGSERLISAPSAGRISSLSVTEGEMVSDGDSLAQLVPTGDSTPSLVIWLPNDSVPYVKPGDMINISYAAYPAEKYGQFPGKVLSISSAPVSPRELNNYGSAPRLADGQIAGAWFKANVALNHQGLRWQGKTLPLASGMQLQATVFLEKRPLWQWMLSPYYFLKNSITGPVSDER, from the coding sequence ATGCTGTTTCGCAAGGAAGTCAGTGAACATTTGCAGTCACGTTACGCCGGACCGATTCTGCTTATCACGGGCTGGCCCGTATGGATAACGTTGTGCATCACCTTACTGTTTCTTGCCGCACTGTTGCTTTTTCTGTGGCAGGGCAGCTACACACGCCGGGCCAATGTCAGTGGCGAAGTCATCACCTGGCCCCACACCATCAATCTGTTTGCACCTGAACAAGGGGTGATTTCCCGTTTATTAGTCTCCCCCGGCCAACAGGTCAATGCCGGTACGCCGCTGTATGCGCTGGATATCAGCCGCGTGTCCTCTTCCGGCAACCTCAGCGCCACCACCCGTGCCCTGCTGAAAAAACAGCAGCAGCAGATGGGAGAAATGCAGCATCAGTTGGAACAAAATCGACGCGCCACCCTGACCAGCATTCAGCAGCAACTTGATCAGTTACGCAGCGCCCGCGAAAAAACCCAACAGATGGTGGATTCTGCCACTGAAGGGTTGAACGTGATGCGCAGCAGTATGAACGACTATAGCCGTTTCATGCGTAAGGGGTTGATCACCACCGACCAGCAAAACAATCAACGCTATCTTTTTTATCAACAGCTTAGTGTCTGGCATAGCCTGAACTCGCAGCGGGTACAACAGGATATGCAGATTGCAGAGCTGCTCAGCCAGCAGGTGACCCGTGCCGCCGATTTTGACGCCCAGCAGGCGCAGTACCACATTCGTCAGGCCGATATCGAGCGGCAGTTGGCGGAAGCTGACGCAGGCAGTGAGCGCCTGATTTCCGCCCCCTCAGCCGGACGTATCTCGTCATTAAGCGTCACTGAAGGTGAGATGGTTAGCGACGGCGATAGCCTGGCGCAACTGGTACCGACCGGCGATAGCACCCCCAGCCTGGTGATCTGGCTACCGAACGACAGCGTCCCCTACGTCAAACCCGGTGACATGATTAATATCAGCTATGCCGCGTACCCGGCGGAGAAATATGGTCAGTTTCCGGGCAAGGTGCTGTCGATATCCTCCGCGCCGGTTTCACCGCGTGAACTCAACAACTATGGCAGCGCGCCACGGTTAGCGGATGGGCAGATCGCCGGAGCCTGGTTTAAAGCCAATGTAGCGCTGAATCACCAGGGATTGCGCTGGCAGGGAAAAACGCTGCCATTAGCCAGTGGTATGCAGCTTCAGGCCACGGTGTTTCTTGAAAAGCGGCCACTGTGGCAGTGGATGCTCTCCCCTTACTATTTCCTGAAAAACAGCATCACGGGGCCAGTCAGTGACGAACGGTGA